The following proteins are encoded in a genomic region of Micropterus dolomieu isolate WLL.071019.BEF.003 ecotype Adirondacks linkage group LG04, ASM2129224v1, whole genome shotgun sequence:
- the kat14 gene encoding cysteine-rich protein 2-binding protein isoform X2: MDSSSEQPGGGEDETACTSASEGLEEGEVEGETLLIVESEDQGSVDLSHDQSGDSLTSDVGEETDGGWACEDMSFYCDRCHKWIPAAQLRGEQPSYLKGDNFFKFICSDCSEDAKESFERMRLTWQQVVMLAMYNLSLEGTGRQGYFRWKEDICAFIGRHWNFLLGTRKKTSTWWSTVAGCLSVGSPTFFRSGAQEFGEPGWWKLVQNRPPTLRPEVDKSTTKTKALKPAVDPIITVEGLRKRGARNPVESAMQLKEKRSRTQEAKDIRRAQKEAVGGFTDRSASSTPVKLAGCRGGGAGRRPDLVLEKGEVIDFSSLSSSDRTPLTSPSPSPSPDFSGPGTPASHSATPSLLSEADLIPDPMPPQALFHDDEEMEGMIDPGMEYIPPPSANLVTRKKLRTAPPHIKCEGESEDDEGREDDFEEPVGRSEGPSHSAGVGAGGPERRRITHPEKADASGGVSQSPRYALLSLYEERMLLRRLEACPLALAVTPQAKRLHRKLLVRQAKRQRGLPLLDIDRAVSATLSLVGGIYGAQEVGTMMRGGIMGKYCTSSQELRILDRFQTNLSSRRGFQQTSMPFCNRLMGAEGSLDQSIKSPYTSRILKPYIRRDYESCPVKLRLLAEIRAYPHRKDPDWVPEPNASIDYCYVRPNHIPSVNAMCHDSFWPGVDLSECLQYPDFSVVVLYKKVVVGFGFMVPDVKYNEAYISFLLVHPEWRKAGIGTFIIYHLIQVSLQRRAWGKT; the protein is encoded by the exons ATGGACAGCAGCAGTGAGCAGCCCGGTGGAGGCGAGGACGAGACGGCCTGTACGTCGGCCTCAGAGGGTctggaggagggggaggtggaGGGCGAGACCCTTCTGATCGTGGAGTCGGAGGATCAGGGGTCGGTGGATCTGTCACATGACCAGAGCGGAGACTCTCTGACCAGCGACGTGGGCGAGGAGACGGACGGAGGCTGGGCCTGTGAGGACATGTCCTTCTACTGCGACCGCTGCCACAAGTGGATCCCTGCAG CTCAGCTCCGCGGGGAGCAGCCCAGCTACCTGAAAGGAGACAACTTCTTTAAATTCATCTGCTCCGACTGCTCCGAGGACGCCAAGGAGAGCTTTGAGAGGATGAGGCTCACCTGGCAGCAG gtggtGATGTTGGCCATGTACAACCTGTCTCTGGAGGGGACGGGTCGCCAGGGTTACTTCAGGTGGAAAGAAGACATCTGCGCTTTCATTGGCCGACACTGGAACTTCCTGCTGGGAACAAG GAAGAAGACGTCGACGTGGTGGAGCACTGTGGCCGGCTGTCTGTCGGTCGGCAGTCCCACCTTCTTCCGTTCAGGAGCGCAGGAGTTCGGTGAGCCTGGCTGGTGGAAGCTGGTCCAGAACAGACCTCCAACTCTGAGACCTGAGGTGGACAAATCCACCACCAAGACCAAAG CCTTGAAACCTGCCGTGGACCCGATCATCACCGTGGAGGGCCTGAGGAAGCGCGGGGCCAGGAACCCTGTGGAGAGCGCCATGCAGCTGAAGGAAAAACGCTCTCGCACACAAGAGGCCAAAGACATCCGGCGAGCTCAGAAGGAGGCGGTGGGAGGCTTCACCGACCGCAGCGCCTCATCCACGCCTGTCAAACTGGCCGGATGCCGTGGAGGGGGAGCCGGACGCCGGCCCGACCTCGTCCTGGAGAAAGGTGAGGTCATCGATTTCTCCTCGCTCAGCTCTTCAGACAGAACACCGCTCACCAGCCCGTCGCCTTCACCGTCGCCTGACTTTTCCGGCCCGGGAACGCCGGCTTCTCATTCAGCAACACCCAGCCTGCTGTCAGAGGCGGACCTCATCCCTGACCCCATGCCTCCACAGGCTCTGTTCCACG ACGACGAGGAGATGGAGGGAATGATCGACCCGGGGATGGAGTACATCCCTCCTCCCAGCGCCAACCTTGTCACCCGCAAGAAGCTGCGGACAGCACCGCCGCACATTAAATGTGAAGGCGAGAGCGAGGACGACGAAGGCCGCGAGGACGACTTTGAAGAGCCAGTGGGACGAAGCGAAGGTCCGTCTCACTCTGCCGGCGTCGGTGCCGGTGGGCCCGAGCGAAGGAGGATAACTCACCCTGAGAAAGCAGATGCGTCCGGCGGCGTCTCCCAGAGTCCTCGTTATGCCCTGCTCAGTCTTTACGAGGAGAGGATGTTGCTGCGACGGCTGGAGGCCTGCCCGCTGGCCTTGGCTGTCACCCCGCAGGCCAAACGCCTCCACAGGAAGCTGCTGGTCCGCCAGGCCAAGAGGCAGAGAGGGCTTCCCCTGCTGGACATCGACCGGGCCGTCAGCGCTACCCTCAGCCTGGTGGGAGGTATCTACGGCGCCCAGGAGGTGGGGACAATGATGCGAGGTGGAATCATGGGGAAATACTGCACCAGCAGCCAGGAGCTGCGTATTCTTGATCGCTTCCAG accAACCTTTCTAGCAGAAGAGGCTTCCAGCAGACCTCGATGCCCTTCTGCAATCGTCTGATGGGAGCAGAGGGCAGTTTGGACCAGAGCATCAAGAGTCCGTACACCTCCCGCATCCTGAAACCGTACATCAG GAGGGATTATGAGAGTTGTCCGGTGAAACTGAGGTTGTTGGCAGAGATCAGGGCTTACCCTCACAGGAAGGATCCCGACTGGGTCCCTGAACCCAACGCCTCCATCGACTACTGCTACGTCCGCCCAAACCACATCCCCTCCGTCAACGCCATGTGTCACGACAGCTTCTGGCCAG gtgTGGACCTGTCAGAGTGCCTGCAGTACCCGGACTTCAGCGTGGTCGTCCTCTATAAGAAAGTCGTGGTCGGCTTTGGTTTCATGGTGCCAGACGTGAAGTACAACGAGGCCTACATCTCCTTCCTGCTGGTCCATCCTGAGTGGAGGAAGGCCGGCATCGGCACCTTCATTATCTACCATCTCATCCAGGTGAGTCTGCAGAG aCGTGCATGGGGAAAGACGTGA
- the dzank1 gene encoding double zinc ribbon and ankyrin repeat-containing protein 1, which produces MTAGAVSAPLIIPIIHLQTHRTKNHIDTDTPVSIQSDTPEVLIFYTLDGSKPAAAVQRGSAGSSRKYCDPILLPAGRVAVRAVAVTSDGRESATVTKVFSVELVDSNRKENEENVLQSDQRRPSEGTSRSAGNSAGSSLRPSGPRFLNSRLGPPTTAAQTGSPQRSQSASSGVLKQLSNTETSRIHRETDFLRCAQCLSFRPSDPFARFCAQCGAVVPPLPEQRLPPAEGGQMVCCVFCNTLVPANTQTCLICEASTHQQLQPQSSRTLQDHVLCFCCGTGNPAHISSCLTCESRLQPTLRLANSAPSVPSADGRMLICSRCKRRNRGDARYCDWCGSKPGHAASCVICWRCGASGHPYAFYCAACGVFLEAPPPPTSCSEVTRPVGGVANNKLATASASHDATWQATSSSDPPHSKKLATPTVERYTQTVGLYYPSATELQRKEEQMAQQVSKQQATRDRQPLLTAVSPGRGFWRKQLDHVCAHLRSYAQNNAPFRDLLGEPRMGRMVSAVIQEDRYEVSLTISFVSAGQEEKQVGPAGDVLGLTAGGTETLSSVTERSADSSSLRSDRPAGAMKAAKPNLTSKPPVKDAQLLKELGPGRGQISVIQQLLDQGAEPSCCGSDGRHALAVAVVNGHRDAIPVLVQRGADVDQQSGRMKNSALHEAAALGSEGLQCARVLLSCKASVRRRNASGQTAYDVAVNSGCNSMVSLLAAQTGLDLLGKLGKVNPDVF; this is translated from the exons ACACTCCTGAAGTTCTGATCTTCTACACTCTGGATGGGTCGAAGCCGGCGGCGGCGGTGCAGCGGGGGTCAGCAGGCAGCAGCAGGAAGTACTGCGATCCCATCCTGCTGCCTGCTGGGCGAGTGGCTGTCAGAGCTGTAGCTGTCACCAG tgACGGCAGGGAGAGCGCCACAGTGACAAAGGTTTTCTCTGTTGAACTCGTGGATTCAAACAGGAAGGAGAACGAGGAGAACGTCCTGCAGAGCGACCAGCGG CGTCCGTCTGAAGGAACCTCGCGGTCTGCTGGGAACTCTGCTGGATCCTCACTGAGGCCTTCAG GTCCTCGCTTTCTGAACAGTCGACTGGGCCCTCCGACCACAGCTGCCCAAACTGGATCTCCCCAACGTTCCCAATCAGCG agtTCAGGTGTGTTGAAGCAGCTGAGCAACACGGAGACGTCCCGAATCCACCGAGAGACCGACTTCCTGCG GTGCGCTCAGTGTTTGAGTTTCCGTCCTTCAGATCCTTTCGCTCGGTTCTGTGCTCAGTGTGGAGCCGTGGTTCCTCCTCTGCCTGAGCAGAGACTGCCCCCTGCTGAGGGAGGACAG ATGGTTTGCTGTGTGTTCTGTAACACTCTGGTTCCTGCGAACACTCAGACCTGTTTAATCTGCGAAGCCTCCACCCATCAACAGCTGCAGCCACAGTCCAGCCGCACACTGCAG GATcatgtgctgtgtttttgctgTGGAACTGGGAATCCAGCTCACATCTCCAGCTGTTTGACCTGCGAGAGCCGCCTGCAGCCG ACGCTGCGGCTGGCGAACAGCGCCCCCTCTGTCCCGTCAGCAGACGGCAGGATGTTGATCTGCTCCAGGTGTAAACGTAGAAACCGCGGTGACGCCAGATACTGCGACTGGTGCGGCTCAAAG CCCGGCCATGCAGCCAGCTGTGTGATTTGTTGGCGATGTGGAGCGAGCGGACACCCCTACGCCTTCTACTGTGCAGCCTGCGGCGTCTTCCTGGAAGCTCCGCCCCCTCCCACATCCTGCAGTGAGGTCACACGACCTGTTGGGGGTGTCGCCAACAACAAG CTGGCTACAGCCTCGGCTTCCCATGATGCCACCTGGCAAGCCACATCCTCCTCTGACCCCCCACACAGCAAGAAGTTAGCCACGCCCACTGTAGAGCGTTACACGCAGACTGTAGGACTCTATTACCCATCAGCCACTGAGCTGCAGAGGAAGGAGGAACAGATGGCGCAACAAGTCAGCAAGCAGCAGGCGACCAGAGACCGCCAACCGCTGCTGACCGCCGTCAGCCCGGGCAGAG GTTTCTGGAGGAAGCAGTTGGATCATGTGTGTGCTCACCTGAGAAGTTACGCTCAGAACAACGCCCCCTTCAGGGATCTGCTGGGAGAGCCTCGCATGGGCCGG ATGGTTTCTGCTGTGATTCAGGAAGATCGCTACGAAGTCAGTCTGACTATCAGCTTCGTGTCGGCCGGACAGGAAGAAAAACAG GTGGGTCCAGCAGGTGATGTTCTCGGCCTGACTGCAGGTGGGACGGAGACTCTGAGCAGCGTCACAGAGCGATCAGCCGACAGCAGCAGTCTCA GAAGCGATCGGCCCGCAGGTGCGATGAAAGCTGCCAAACCAAACCTGACATCCAAACCTCCA GTGAAGGATGCCCAGCTGCTGAAGGAGCTGGGTCCGGGTCGAGGTCAGATCAGCGTCATCCAGCAGCTCCTGGATCAG GGGGCGGAGCCTTCCTGCTGCGGCAGCGACGGCAGACATGCTCTGGCGGTTGCCGTGGTGAACGGTCACCGTGACGCAATTCCTGTTTTAGTGCAGCGTGGAGCAGACGTGGACCAGCAGTCCGGACG gatGAAGAACTCGGCCCTGCATGAAGCCGCAGCTCTGGGCTCTGAAGGTCTGCAGTGTGCTCGAGTCCTGCTCAG CTGTAAGGCCAGCGTGAGGCGGAGGAACGCCAGCGGGCAGACGGCGTACGACGTGGCGGTGAACTCCGGCTGCAACAGCATGGTGTCTCTGCTGGCTGCCCAGACCGGACTGGACTTACTGGGCAAACTGGGAAAAGTGAACCCGGATGTTTTCTGA
- the LOC123969671 gene encoding protein PET117 homolog, mitochondrial produces MSTASKVVLGVSVVLTLSTVAGVHLKQTWDRQRLHEGVVRDLERLERKKENLRLLEEQKTLTRQLEEERQRREAELRPHDH; encoded by the exons ATGTCTACGGCCTCTAAAGTGGTTCTGGGAGTTTCTGTGGTTCTGACTCTGAGCACTGTGGCTGGAGTTCACCTCAAGCAGACCTGGGACAGACAG CGTCTCCACGAGGGCGTAGTCAGAGATCTGGAGCggctggagaggaagaaggagaatCTGAGGCTGCTGGAGGAGCAGAAGACTCTGACCAgacagctggaggaggagaggcaaCGCAGAGAGGCAGAGCTCCGCCCACACGACCACTGA
- the kat14 gene encoding cysteine-rich protein 2-binding protein isoform X1: MDSSSEQPGGGEDETACTSASEGLEEGEVEGETLLIVESEDQGSVDLSHDQSGDSLTSDVGEETDGGWACEDMSFYCDRCHKWIPAAQLRGEQPSYLKGDNFFKFICSDCSEDAKESFERMRLTWQQVVMLAMYNLSLEGTGRQGYFRWKEDICAFIGRHWNFLLGTRKKTSTWWSTVAGCLSVGSPTFFRSGAQEFGEPGWWKLVQNRPPTLRPEVDKSTTKTKALKPAVDPIITVEGLRKRGARNPVESAMQLKEKRSRTQEAKDIRRAQKEAVGGFTDRSASSTPVKLAGCRGGGAGRRPDLVLEKGEVIDFSSLSSSDRTPLTSPSPSPSPDFSGPGTPASHSATPSLLSEADLIPDPMPPQALFHDDEEMEGMIDPGMEYIPPPSANLVTRKKLRTAPPHIKCEGESEDDEGREDDFEEPVGRSEGPSHSAGVGAGGPERRRITHPEKADASGGVSQSPRYALLSLYEERMLLRRLEACPLALAVTPQAKRLHRKLLVRQAKRQRGLPLLDIDRAVSATLSLVGGIYGAQEVGTMMRGGIMGKYCTSSQELRILDRFQTNLSSRRGFQQTSMPFCNRLMGAEGSLDQSIKSPYTSRILKPYIRRDYESCPVKLRLLAEIRAYPHRKDPDWVPEPNASIDYCYVRPNHIPSVNAMCHDSFWPGVDLSECLQYPDFSVVVLYKKVVVGFGFMVPDVKYNEAYISFLLVHPEWRKAGIGTFIIYHLIQTCMGKDVTLHVSASNPAMLLYQKFGFKAEEYILDFYDKYYPVDSTECRHAFFLRLRR; encoded by the exons ATGGACAGCAGCAGTGAGCAGCCCGGTGGAGGCGAGGACGAGACGGCCTGTACGTCGGCCTCAGAGGGTctggaggagggggaggtggaGGGCGAGACCCTTCTGATCGTGGAGTCGGAGGATCAGGGGTCGGTGGATCTGTCACATGACCAGAGCGGAGACTCTCTGACCAGCGACGTGGGCGAGGAGACGGACGGAGGCTGGGCCTGTGAGGACATGTCCTTCTACTGCGACCGCTGCCACAAGTGGATCCCTGCAG CTCAGCTCCGCGGGGAGCAGCCCAGCTACCTGAAAGGAGACAACTTCTTTAAATTCATCTGCTCCGACTGCTCCGAGGACGCCAAGGAGAGCTTTGAGAGGATGAGGCTCACCTGGCAGCAG gtggtGATGTTGGCCATGTACAACCTGTCTCTGGAGGGGACGGGTCGCCAGGGTTACTTCAGGTGGAAAGAAGACATCTGCGCTTTCATTGGCCGACACTGGAACTTCCTGCTGGGAACAAG GAAGAAGACGTCGACGTGGTGGAGCACTGTGGCCGGCTGTCTGTCGGTCGGCAGTCCCACCTTCTTCCGTTCAGGAGCGCAGGAGTTCGGTGAGCCTGGCTGGTGGAAGCTGGTCCAGAACAGACCTCCAACTCTGAGACCTGAGGTGGACAAATCCACCACCAAGACCAAAG CCTTGAAACCTGCCGTGGACCCGATCATCACCGTGGAGGGCCTGAGGAAGCGCGGGGCCAGGAACCCTGTGGAGAGCGCCATGCAGCTGAAGGAAAAACGCTCTCGCACACAAGAGGCCAAAGACATCCGGCGAGCTCAGAAGGAGGCGGTGGGAGGCTTCACCGACCGCAGCGCCTCATCCACGCCTGTCAAACTGGCCGGATGCCGTGGAGGGGGAGCCGGACGCCGGCCCGACCTCGTCCTGGAGAAAGGTGAGGTCATCGATTTCTCCTCGCTCAGCTCTTCAGACAGAACACCGCTCACCAGCCCGTCGCCTTCACCGTCGCCTGACTTTTCCGGCCCGGGAACGCCGGCTTCTCATTCAGCAACACCCAGCCTGCTGTCAGAGGCGGACCTCATCCCTGACCCCATGCCTCCACAGGCTCTGTTCCACG ACGACGAGGAGATGGAGGGAATGATCGACCCGGGGATGGAGTACATCCCTCCTCCCAGCGCCAACCTTGTCACCCGCAAGAAGCTGCGGACAGCACCGCCGCACATTAAATGTGAAGGCGAGAGCGAGGACGACGAAGGCCGCGAGGACGACTTTGAAGAGCCAGTGGGACGAAGCGAAGGTCCGTCTCACTCTGCCGGCGTCGGTGCCGGTGGGCCCGAGCGAAGGAGGATAACTCACCCTGAGAAAGCAGATGCGTCCGGCGGCGTCTCCCAGAGTCCTCGTTATGCCCTGCTCAGTCTTTACGAGGAGAGGATGTTGCTGCGACGGCTGGAGGCCTGCCCGCTGGCCTTGGCTGTCACCCCGCAGGCCAAACGCCTCCACAGGAAGCTGCTGGTCCGCCAGGCCAAGAGGCAGAGAGGGCTTCCCCTGCTGGACATCGACCGGGCCGTCAGCGCTACCCTCAGCCTGGTGGGAGGTATCTACGGCGCCCAGGAGGTGGGGACAATGATGCGAGGTGGAATCATGGGGAAATACTGCACCAGCAGCCAGGAGCTGCGTATTCTTGATCGCTTCCAG accAACCTTTCTAGCAGAAGAGGCTTCCAGCAGACCTCGATGCCCTTCTGCAATCGTCTGATGGGAGCAGAGGGCAGTTTGGACCAGAGCATCAAGAGTCCGTACACCTCCCGCATCCTGAAACCGTACATCAG GAGGGATTATGAGAGTTGTCCGGTGAAACTGAGGTTGTTGGCAGAGATCAGGGCTTACCCTCACAGGAAGGATCCCGACTGGGTCCCTGAACCCAACGCCTCCATCGACTACTGCTACGTCCGCCCAAACCACATCCCCTCCGTCAACGCCATGTGTCACGACAGCTTCTGGCCAG gtgTGGACCTGTCAGAGTGCCTGCAGTACCCGGACTTCAGCGTGGTCGTCCTCTATAAGAAAGTCGTGGTCGGCTTTGGTTTCATGGTGCCAGACGTGAAGTACAACGAGGCCTACATCTCCTTCCTGCTGGTCCATCCTGAGTGGAGGAAGGCCGGCATCGGCACCTTCATTATCTACCATCTCATCCAG aCGTGCATGGGGAAAGACGTGACGCTGCACGTGTCGGCCAGTAATCCCGCCATGCTGCTTTATCAGAAGTTCGGATTCAAAGCCGAGGAGTACATCCTGGACTTCTACGATAAATATTACCCCGTGGACAGCACCGAGTGCCGGCACGCCTTCTTCCTCCGGCTGAGACGCTGA